The Streptomyces sp. NBC_01276 genome contains the following window.
TCGCACTCAACGGCCAGGGCTCGTACCACGGATACGCGCCCCGCCATCTGATGGCGGTGGACCCGCGCCTGGGCACGATGCAGGATCTTCGGCAGCTAGTCTCCGAAGCCCACAGACGAGGCATCCGTGTCGTGCTCGACCTCGTACTCAACCACGCCGGTCCCGTCTTCGAGTACGCCGACGGCAGTAATCACTGGAGGGGCGCGGAGGTGCCGGCGGATGTGCACGGGGAGATCGGGATCCGCCCGCTCGAACTCGCTTCGCCGCAGCACTTCTCGCGGCGGGGCGTCATCGACGACTGGAACGACAACGAGCAGGAGACTCTGGGAGACTTCCCACCGGATTACCGCAGACTTGCGACGGAGAATCCGCAGACACAGAGGATTCTGGAATTCATCGCGTGCTGGTGGATCCGGGAGACTGACATCGACGGATTCCGCCTCGACGCTGTGCGGCACATGGATAGAACCTTCGTGGCCAAGCTCTGCGGGACCATCAAGAGGTACACCGCAGGTCTCGGAAAGGCGAACTTTCTCGTCATCGGTGAGCACGCGGGCGACGACGACGCTTTGATCGCCTCCTGTTTCTCGCTCGGATTGGATGCCGTCTACAACTACGGCGAATATCGACGCCAAAGCTGGGCCCTCCATGGCCGGGCGCCCGCGAGCGAACTCGAGGAGAGTCACACCACCGCGTCAAAGGCGTTCGGCCGTGATCATGGATTCACCGTCCGGTTCATCGACAACCACGACGTCTACCGGTTTCTCCGCGAGGGCGAACCGGATGGACGCCTCCGGGTCGCCCTCGCCCACGTCATCCTCTCGATCGGTATCCCCATGATCTACTACGGCACGGAGCAGGGATTCCGTCAGTGCACGGGGCGGTTGGACCCGGAGAATCTCTGTGATCCCGCCGACCCGGAGAACCGGCAGGACATGTTTCCCGAGGG
Protein-coding sequences here:
- a CDS encoding alpha-amylase family glycosyl hydrolase — encoded protein: MNSAADQPSRSGVDGPASEPGAPESLAETSLAKSGERRYHPSPEDWRAEVLYSLVVDRFQSQPLATVEGDPADGLSRHGGNLRGLSTRLDYIRELGGTALHLTPVALNGQGSYHGYAPRHLMAVDPRLGTMQDLRQLVSEAHRRGIRVVLDLVLNHAGPVFEYADGSNHWRGAEVPADVHGEIGIRPLELASPQHFSRRGVIDDWNDNEQETLGDFPPDYRRLATENPQTQRILEFIACWWIRETDIDGFRLDAVRHMDRTFVAKLCGTIKRYTAGLGKANFLVIGEHAGDDDALIASCFSLGLDAVYNYGEYRRQSWALHGRAPASELEESHTTASKAFGRDHGFTVRFIDNHDVYRFLREGEPDGRLRVALAHVILSIGIPMIYYGTEQGFRQCTGRLDPENLCDPADPENRQDMFPEGKFTSPSSAGDSFDNSSVFFRWTQQLIDLRGRRQALHLGEQEVLFSERGRPGLYAFMRHHEGERILIVLNTRSRPASRRLPVGVLFEPKASPERHSPLSNPVLQSLLPPHPAARVHRTPGGPLVADITLPAFGVGVFLARAT